One genomic window of Salvia miltiorrhiza cultivar Shanhuang (shh) chromosome 4, IMPLAD_Smil_shh, whole genome shotgun sequence includes the following:
- the LOC131022858 gene encoding uncharacterized protein LOC131022858, producing the protein MEARGSDSGEGAPLMGSAAAVGDDRPGIPQLFTSVPSLNEAASYLAGTTSIFTRCFPDISIGAASEDPHGHEMVQFGSEETRSLLTNRNVSSSGSDLSASEFDAPIVHGAITRGPAGRSSQNSNAIVPLNTNINGNSIFQGLIEKVRRTVRGSADDIGWLQRDPDMPPVEDGTERFTEILDEIRHGVHRLPNTMVYLLIPGLFSNHGPLYFVNTKTSFSKMGLTCHIAKIHSEASVEKNAKEIKDYIEEIYWGSKKRVLLLGHSKGGIDAAAALSMYWDELKDKVAGLALAQSPYGGSPIASDILREGQLGDYVNMRKLMEILICKVIKGDMQALEDLTYEKRKEFLRKYQLPRELPIVSFHTEAPISPAVLATLSRVAHAELPMFSGQPATLPVIIPLGAAMAACAQLLQSRYGEKSDGLVTCRDAEVPGSIVVRPKRKLDHAWMVYSSLNDDPSEADASQVCEALLRMLVEDGNKEKDEFAKKQE; encoded by the exons ATGGAAGCTAGAGGTTCCGATAGCGGTGAGGGCGCACCGCTTATG GGTAGCGCGGCGGCGGTGGGGGATGATCGTCCCGGAATTCCACAATTATTTACCTCAGTGCCGTCTCTGAATGAGGCGGCGTCGTATCTCGCCGGAACCACGTCGATTTTCACCCGCTGTTTCCCTGATATTTCAA TAGGCGCTGCGTCTGAAGATCCTCATGGACATGAAATGGTACAATTTGGTTCAGAAGAGACCAGATCTCTATTAACTAATAGAAATGTGTCTTCAAGTGGAAGTGATTTATCTGCTTCCGAATTTGATGCTCCAATAGTCCATGGTGCAATAACTAGGGGCCCAGCTGGACGGTCTTCTCAAAATTCAAATGCGATCGTGCCATTAAACACCAACATAAACGGCAATTCTATTTTCCAGGG CCTCATTGAAAAGGTTAGGAGGACAGTTCGTGGTTCTGCCGATGATATTGGCTGGCTACAAAGGGATCCAGACATGCCACCGGTTGAAGATGGAACAGAAAGATTCACAGAAATACTTGATGAAATACG ACATGGTGTGCACCGGTTGCCAAACACAATGGTTTACTTGTTAATCCCAG GTCTTTTCAGCAACCACGGACCTCTTTATTTCGTGAACACGAAGACAAGTTTTTCGAAGATGGGGCTCACTTGTCATATAGCCAAAATTCACAGTGAG GCTTCAGTGGAAAAGAATGCCAAAGAGATAAAGGACTATATCGAAGAAATATATTGGGGTTCCAAGAAACGCGTGTTGCTGCTCGGCCATAGTAAAGGGGGAATAGATGCTGCGGCCGCTTTGTCCATGTATTGGGATGAACTGAAAGACAAGGTTGCTGGATTAGCGTTAGCGCAGAGCCCATACGGTGGTAGTCCAATCGCTTCTGATATACTCCGAGAAGGTCAGCTTGGCGATTACGTCAACATGCGTAAGCTGATGGAGATCCTCATCTGTAAAGTGATCAAG GGCGATATGCAGGCTCTAGAAGACTTAACTTATGAGAAAAGGAAAGAGTTCTTGAGGAAATATCAATTACCAAGGGAGCTGCCCATCGTTTCGTTCCACACGGAGGCGCCGATCTCTCCTGCTGTTTTGGCCACACTATCTCGCGTTGCTCATGCAGAACTCCCCATGTTCTCCGGGCAACCAGCAACCCTGCCCGTGATCATACCTCTGGGTGCTGCAATGGCTGCCTGTGCACAGCTGCTACAGAGTAGGTATGGCGAGAAGAGTGATGGGCTCGTCACTTGCCGTGATGCAGAGGTACCTGGCTCGATTGTGGTCAGGCCAAAGCGCAAGCTGGACCACGCTTGGATGGTTTATTCGTCGTTGAACGACGATCCGTCAGAAGCAGACGCTTCTCAAGTGTGTGAAGCCCTCCTCCGCATGCTCGTGGAGGATGGGAATAAAGAGAAAGACGAATTTGCCAAGAAGCAAGAATGA
- the LOC131022856 gene encoding pentatricopeptide repeat-containing protein At2g20710, mitochondrial-like encodes MKRLMKSVRSWRLEPSICSVSLYSTQTQTTSAPRLFKRLQRCNQERASVLPVLDEWVAQGRRMHRPELERFIKSFRTNNRIKPALEIAEWMTRSLEHFTLNPAHVAIQLDLISKVRGVEQAEHFFNGLEDGLKDPRVYSALLNCYADAKSLEKAEATMEKIRELNYRSNLSYNTMMSLYSKMGMHDKVDLMMQEMESEGIDFSIVTYNIRLNIYADHSDLEGMEKLLMKMEADPLVSDKFCSYCIAAKGYIKAGALEKALAIVKKAELLIKGRERRFAYGPLMGLYGTMQKREEVYRVWNLLRKCGKLQYGSYAYVIPTLEKLDDLDGAKKILEEWEEENAGGSDIRVPNLVIGAYCRKGDVGEADVILKRVAEGGRKPCSKTWSHMALGYLKNGRMEEAVEMTKKASMAAVSGWKPDHATVAACVEHLKKKGEGKEAQELLVLLEKHAISWDLSENMKI; translated from the exons ATGAAGAGGCTGATGAAATCTGTCCGAAGCTGGCGTCTGGAGCCTTCAATTTGCAGCGTTTCACTGTATTCCACCCAAACACAGACCACCTCCGCACCGCGTCTGTTTAAGAGGCTTCAGAGATGTAACCAAGAGAGGGCTTCCGTACTACCCGTGCTCGACGAATGGGTCGCTCAAGGTCGAAGAATGCATCGTCCAGAACTCGAACGATTCATCAAGAGCTTCAGAACAAACAATCGAATCAAACCCGCGCTTGAG ATTGCTGAATGGATGACTAGAAGCTTGGAGCATTTCACACTTAATCCGGCGCATGTTGCGATTCAGCTGGATCTAATTTCCAAGGTTCGTGGAGTCGAGCAAGCTGAGCACTTTTTCAATGGCCTGGAAGATGGTTTAAAAGATCCTCGCGTTTATTCAGCTCTGCTGAACTGCTATGCTGACGCGAAATCCCTAGAGAAAGCAGAGGCAACCATGGAGAAGATTAGGGAGCTCAACTATCGTAGTAACCTGTCATACAACACAATGATGAGCCTTTATTCAAAGATGGGGATGCATGACAAGGTAGATTTGATGATGCAAGAGATGGAGAGTGAGGGCATTGATTTCAGCATAGTTACGTACAACATCAGGTTGAATATCTACGCGGATCATTCTGATTTGGAAGGAATGGAGAAGCTCTTGATGAAGATGGAAGCAGATCCTCTGGTTTCTGATAAATTTTGTAGTTACTGCATAGCTGCAAAAGGATATATCAAAGCCGGTGCTTTAGAGAAAGCTTTGGCTATAGTGAAGAAAGCCGAGCTTTTGATTAAAGGTCGTGAGAGAAGGTTTGCGTATGGCCCTTTGATGGGTCTTTATGGCACTATGCAGAAAAGGGAAGAGGTATATCGCGTATGGAATCTGCTCCGAAAATGTGGGAAGTTACAATATGGATCGTATGCATACGTTATACCTACTTTGGAGAAGTTGGATGACCTTGATGGTGCCAAGAAGATCTTGGAGGAGTGGGAAGAAGAGAATGCAGGAGGCTCTGACATTCGGGTTCCAAACTTAGTCATCGGTGCATACTGCAGGAAAGGTGATGTAGGAGAGGCCGACGTTATCCTGAAGAGGGTTGCAGAAGGTGGGAGGAAGCCCTGTTCGAAGACGTGGAGCCATATGGCGCTTGGATACCTCAAAAATGGCCGGATGGAGGAGGCTGTGGAGATGACGAAGAAAGCTTCTATGGCTGCCGTTTCCGGTTGGAAACCCGACCACGCCACGGTGGCTGCCTGTGTAGAGCACTTGAAAAAGAAAGGAGAAGGAAAGGAAGCACAAGAATTGTTGGTGTTACTTGAGAAGCATGCAATATCATGGGATTTGAGTGAGAATATGAAGATATAG
- the LOC131022857 gene encoding pentatricopeptide repeat-containing protein At2g20710, mitochondrial-like isoform X2 yields the protein MNQFVMTPQLAAVHLDLLFKFYGIEQAEKYFNELDDVLLDYPVYVALLNCYAEAKYVEKAEAIMGYIRKFKSRSTLPYNVMLSLYNRKREHEKLEALTREMRDEGIVYNRNTYGILLKTYARCDVERMEKLLVRMEIDDWDYVDFDTYATAVKGYLEAGASEKAYALLRKAESLTGVHGRSSAYLTMINYYAAMQRKEDVYRVWNLLPDFAELSKNYYYTMISSLAKLDDLDGARKILEEWERTNAAASYIEMTNLVIRAYCKKGDVGDAEIILKRAMDTGKEPNALTFSHMALGYFKDGQMEKAVEFTTKAFVASLPSWKPNLIVVSACLEYLQKKGDADGMQEMLMLLEKYGSSSDDAKEIIERFSSNGKPQTENQNKTAAREDFYIPLFTSTAGGKNS from the exons AT GAATCAGTTTGTAATGACCCCACAACTCGCTGCGGTTCACCTAGATCTATTGTTTAAGTTTTATGGCATAGAGCAAGCAGAGAAATATTTCAATGAACTCGACGACGTTTTACTGGATTATCCAGTTTATGTAGCTCTTTTGAACTGCTATGCCGAGGCGAAATACGTAGAGAAAGCAGAGGCAATCATGGGATATATTAGGAAGTTCAAGTCCCGCTCTACTCTGCCTTACAATGTAATGCTGAGTCTTTACAACAGGAAGCGGGAGCACGAGAAGCTCGAGGCATTGACACGAGAGATGCGAGATGAGGGGATTGTTTACAACAGGAACACTTATGGAATCTTGTTAAAAACATACGCACGTTGTGATGTAGAGCGGATGGAGAAGCTTTTGGTGAGGATGGAGATAGATGACTGGGACTATGTCGATTTTGATACTTATGCTACAGCGGTTAAAGGGTATCTCGAAGCTGGTGCTTCGGAGAAGGCTTATGCGCTCTTGAGGAAAGCCGAGAGCTTGACTGGAGTTCATGGAAGAAGTAGCGCGTATCTGACTATGATAAATTACTATGCTGCAATGCAGAGAAAAGAAGATGTGTATCGCGTATGGAATCTGCTTCCGGACTTTGCTGAGTTATCGAAGAACTACTATTATACTATGATAAGCTCATTGGCGAAGTTGGATGACCTTGATGGTGCCAGAAAGATCTTGGAGGAATGGGAGAGAACGAACGCAGCTGCTTCTTATATTGAGATGACGAACCTGGTCATCCGTGCTTACTGCAAGAAGGGTGATGTAGGAGACGCTGAGATTATTCTGAAGCGAGCCATGGATACTGGGAAGGAGCCCAATGCACTAACGTTTAGTCATATGGCGCTCGGATACTTCAAAGATGGGCAGATGGAGAAGGCCGTGGAGTTTACAACCAAGGCGTTTGTGGCCAGTTTGCCCAGCTGGAAACCTAACCTCATTGTAGTATCGGCCTGCTTAGAATATCTGCAAAAGAAAGGAGATGCAGATGGAATGCAAGAAATGTTAATGCTTCTGGAGAAGTACGGCAGTTCCTCAGACGACGCCAAGGAGATCATAGAAAGATTCTCGAGCAACGGGAAGCCACAGACTGAAAATCAGAACAAGACAGCAGCTAGGGAGGACTTTTACATCCCATTATTCACCTCAACTGCTGGTGGCAAAAATAGCTGA
- the LOC131022857 gene encoding pentatricopeptide repeat-containing protein At2g20710, mitochondrial-like isoform X1, with translation MMKFQFLHKFSDSIIKRGILRVSLYSSERSPNLYERLLKCHRERISVIPVLDEWVAQVGDIRQQTLELFIRMFRARRRFWPALHIIEWMNRSRNQFVMTPQLAAVHLDLLFKFYGIEQAEKYFNELDDVLLDYPVYVALLNCYAEAKYVEKAEAIMGYIRKFKSRSTLPYNVMLSLYNRKREHEKLEALTREMRDEGIVYNRNTYGILLKTYARCDVERMEKLLVRMEIDDWDYVDFDTYATAVKGYLEAGASEKAYALLRKAESLTGVHGRSSAYLTMINYYAAMQRKEDVYRVWNLLPDFAELSKNYYYTMISSLAKLDDLDGARKILEEWERTNAAASYIEMTNLVIRAYCKKGDVGDAEIILKRAMDTGKEPNALTFSHMALGYFKDGQMEKAVEFTTKAFVASLPSWKPNLIVVSACLEYLQKKGDADGMQEMLMLLEKYGSSSDDAKEIIERFSSNGKPQTENQNKTAAREDFYIPLFTSTAGGKNS, from the exons ATGATGAAATTCCAATTCCTCCACAAATTTTCTGATTCGATCATCAAAAGGGGGATTCTGAGGGTTTCGTTGTATTCGAGTGAGAGATCGCCCAATCTGTACGAGAGGCTTCTCAAATGTCATCGCGAGAGGATTTCGGTGATTCCGGTTCTCGACGAATGGGTCGCTCAAGTTGGAGATATACGCCAGCAAACACTCGAACTGTTCATCAGAATGTTCAGAGCACGCCGTCGTTTCTGGCCTGCCCTTCAT ATAATTGAATGGATGAATCGTAGCAGGAATCAGTTTGTAATGACCCCACAACTCGCTGCGGTTCACCTAGATCTATTGTTTAAGTTTTATGGCATAGAGCAAGCAGAGAAATATTTCAATGAACTCGACGACGTTTTACTGGATTATCCAGTTTATGTAGCTCTTTTGAACTGCTATGCCGAGGCGAAATACGTAGAGAAAGCAGAGGCAATCATGGGATATATTAGGAAGTTCAAGTCCCGCTCTACTCTGCCTTACAATGTAATGCTGAGTCTTTACAACAGGAAGCGGGAGCACGAGAAGCTCGAGGCATTGACACGAGAGATGCGAGATGAGGGGATTGTTTACAACAGGAACACTTATGGAATCTTGTTAAAAACATACGCACGTTGTGATGTAGAGCGGATGGAGAAGCTTTTGGTGAGGATGGAGATAGATGACTGGGACTATGTCGATTTTGATACTTATGCTACAGCGGTTAAAGGGTATCTCGAAGCTGGTGCTTCGGAGAAGGCTTATGCGCTCTTGAGGAAAGCCGAGAGCTTGACTGGAGTTCATGGAAGAAGTAGCGCGTATCTGACTATGATAAATTACTATGCTGCAATGCAGAGAAAAGAAGATGTGTATCGCGTATGGAATCTGCTTCCGGACTTTGCTGAGTTATCGAAGAACTACTATTATACTATGATAAGCTCATTGGCGAAGTTGGATGACCTTGATGGTGCCAGAAAGATCTTGGAGGAATGGGAGAGAACGAACGCAGCTGCTTCTTATATTGAGATGACGAACCTGGTCATCCGTGCTTACTGCAAGAAGGGTGATGTAGGAGACGCTGAGATTATTCTGAAGCGAGCCATGGATACTGGGAAGGAGCCCAATGCACTAACGTTTAGTCATATGGCGCTCGGATACTTCAAAGATGGGCAGATGGAGAAGGCCGTGGAGTTTACAACCAAGGCGTTTGTGGCCAGTTTGCCCAGCTGGAAACCTAACCTCATTGTAGTATCGGCCTGCTTAGAATATCTGCAAAAGAAAGGAGATGCAGATGGAATGCAAGAAATGTTAATGCTTCTGGAGAAGTACGGCAGTTCCTCAGACGACGCCAAGGAGATCATAGAAAGATTCTCGAGCAACGGGAAGCCACAGACTGAAAATCAGAACAAGACAGCAGCTAGGGAGGACTTTTACATCCCATTATTCACCTCAACTGCTGGTGGCAAAAATAGCTGA